The Malus sylvestris chromosome 14, drMalSylv7.2, whole genome shotgun sequence genome segment CTGCACCTATTTCGTTGGGAAAAcgttaaaaatttatttatttattttccttttgagCGGCTTTGATGACAAAGTCAAAAGCAATGGTGCAGTCCATAGTGgaagacttcttcttcttcattataGACACAAGTCCAAACTTTTCCGTCAACCTAGCCGCGGCATTGAGAGCCAACACCCAAATGCTCAGTTCACTGCCACGATTGGAACTTCTCAAGGCACTTGAACTCAAGATCACCTCtacattagtttttctttaatttactcAATCGTAAGACTAGAAAAATGGAGAAATGTagagcagaaaaaaaaaaatggatgagTGCAGAGGAGAAAAATGATGGGCCAAAAAACTTGCCTTTTTCTATTGCTTAAAGAAACAAAGTGGAATGGGGTgttcaaattataaaattaaggaGTGAAAGATGTCCTTAAACCAATCCAGCAAATAAACTTAATATTGTGTTCACATGTGATTGAAATGATAAATATAGTAGAAACTTAAACCAATCCAACAAGGCTTGAGAAGCTTAATTTAATATTCAAGTTAATATTGTGTTCAACGTGTGATTGAAATGATTAATATAATGGAAAGCACCTATGAAGACTTTTCCTAGAACACAAACAATCGGATCTCTCCAAGCCTTAGAGAGAAATGCACCTCACGTCTTATTTTATAttatccttttctttgtaaGCTATGTCATATAAAAGACTTCATCCTACATACAGCAGTCTAGATTGACTATAGTCAAAATCCCAATAATGTACGCGTGTTTGGTTACATTTCAGCATTTCGTAGAAGCTTGTACCACTAAACATCCCATTCCATCTTAAATGCTTATATATAATCCACTGTCTTCCATCACTTCCACAAACAAACTCCCTCCACTTTCAAGCTTTCATCCCACAAAAGAAACCAACAAAATCTAGCAGATAACTAACATGGCTTGGAAAAATAGTGATGCGGAATCTTTGCAATCTGCTGATGAGCTGAAACGCCAGAAGAGAATCAAATTGACTATATACATTGGTATTTTCATTGTGTTTCAGATCATCATCATAACCTCGATGAGTCTCACTGTGATGAAAGTCAAGACCCCGAAGGTAAGGCTAGGCAACATCAGCGTCCAAGACCTCAACTCTGTCCAGGCAACACCTTCATTCGACACAAAATTCAAAACCCAAATCAGAGTTAAGAACACAAATTTTGGTCCATACAAGTTTGATGCTAGCATTGTCACGTTTTTGTACCAAGGCGTGATTGTCGGGCAAGTTGCTATTCCAATGAGCAAGGCTGGAATGCTTTCTaccaaaaaaattgaagttGAGGTGAGCTTGAGTTCAAGAGCACTGAGCAGTTCCAATCTTGGCAGGGAATTCAGCAGCGGGGTGTTGACTCTCAACAGCGCGGCTAACTTGACCGGAAAGGTTGAACTGATGTTtataatgaagaagaagaagtcttcCACCATGGACTGCACCATTGCATTTGATTTGTCATCAAAGACGCTGAAAAGTTTGCAATGCAAGTGATTAGACAAGATAAGTAGCGTGAAGCAGGAGGGTGGAGTTGAACTGCTTCTTTCTGTTACATATTTAGGATTCAAACTGCGAGTGAACAAGACTAGTTCTTGATTTGTATTCTTTGTGCAACCCTTGAATTTGTATTTATAAAACATTTATTGATTATCTTTAACCATTTATGCCTGGTTTTCCTTTCTTCCTGTCTTCAATATATGTTGCTTTGTCAAGTTTCAAACCTTGTAGATGTTTGTATTTTTTACACTTGTTAGTTTTACTTTTGATTATTTCATGGTTACTGTTTACTTATTGAGCTAATGGTTTCTCTTTTAACTTGGTAATGTGAAATATCATTCTGCTCTTATAATTAATGGGTTCTTCCCCAAATACAGCTGCCGAGAGATTTGAGCAGTATCATTCTATCACATGCTTCTTGTGAGCTCCCCATAACACTCAATGAATTTTTCCGAATCTGCGTTCTACAGTGAGAAAATCCTCTCAATTCTAGTGAGAGAAAATGTCTCATCTCTGTTACAAACTCATGAAAGTATGAATCAATTCTTCTTTCTTGTATCCTCAAATTGATGAGCATTGCGTATTTTGAAAtcatatgttttgatgatatatCCTACTAATTATCAACTAAGCCTTTGAGCTGCAGTTTAATTGAGAGAAGCTAAAATGATTTTTACTATTTGATACTAATTATCAACTAAGCTTGTGAGTATTGTTCTCTTGGATTTGGCATTAAATCAACATGCTTAAACTAAAAAGGATTAGGATATCTTGGACGCAAGATATTTGGATTTGTGTTTCCTAGTTGGTTTTGGATTTTAGTATAGGATTTGGTTTCCTATATTCTAGGGACTTTGTGTAAACCTATGACATCTATTAGTATAAATAGATGGATGTGGGATAGAGTTTTATGTGTGAGAGTTTTTGAGAGGCATAAATTTGTATACTTGAGAACACTTTGTGTTTGTGAGTtctcttgtatttgttgattatcaatAAATCTTCCATTGCTATAGAGGTTCTCCTATATTGGAGGAACTCTGAAATCATTGTGTTTTATTTATTACTTgattggtttttggtttagtttacaacaagtggtatcatGAGCTTAGGTTCTTACGTGGGTTGTGACTATCAAGCAATGACGAAGACTAGTGATTCTACCAGTGTTGATGATGTTGAAGAAAAGTCTGGCACTGGTGGAACCAAGTTGCTAGGTTTGAAATTGAGAAATTTGATGGAACAAACAACTTTGCTATGTGGCAGTGTGAGGTTAGAGATGTCTTGGTACAACAAGGTTTGGTTGTTGTATTAGGAGACATGTCGTTTGTGATGAAAAAAGAAGAATGGGAAAGATTGAATGCTCATGCATGTTCTACAATTCAGCTATGCTTGGGAAAGCAACAGAAGTATGGTGTGATAAACATAACTTCTGCGAAGGAATTGCAGGCTACATTGGAGACAAAATACATCAAGAAAAGTGCAGAGAATCGACTGCATCTCAAGAGCAAGTTATACAGGTTCTAGTACAAAGAGGGCACGAAAATGATTGGCCATCTAGAAGAGTTTAACAAGCTTTTAGCTGAACTGACAAATCTTGAAGAGATAATCAAAGATGAAGACAAGGCCTTGATCCTGATGAACTCATTGCTTGAATCCTATGAGCCTTTCGTGACTACTTGGATTTATGGCAGGGAGATAATTAAGTATGATGAAATCTCTAGTGCTCTTATGAATCATGAGGTGAGACACCTTAATAGGCAAGAAAGGAATAACtctgaagctttgatggtgagagggagattgaaagaaaagaaaggttcGTACAAGAAAAATAGTAGGTCTCGTACTAGAGGAGTCTCAAAGAATAGGAAGTTCTTGGACAAAGATGAGTATGCTTTTTGTCATGAAAAAGGACACTGGAAGAAGGACTGCGAAGCAAATATGGCTAAAAAGAAGAATAACGACTAAAAAGAAGAATGACGACTCCGAAGCAAATATGGTTGAAGTTGAGGATGAGGAATTTGTCTATGCCCTAACTGCATCGAGCATTGTGGATTATATGAAAGAGTGGGTGCTCCACACAGGTTGTAACATCACATGACTTCTCAAAGgcattggttttcaagcttcaaAGTTATGAATGGAACTGTGTATATGAGAGATGATAACCCATGCACAACTAAAGGAATTGGAAGCATTAGGATCAAGCATCATGATGGTGTGATTCGAGAATTGCATGGTGTAAGGTACGTCccaaatctgaagaaaaaatTGATCTCACTAGGCACTCTCGAGTCACAAGGCTTCAAGTTTTACTCCGATAACAACGTGCTCAAAGTTGTTAAAGGAGCACTTGTCATAATAAAAGTGCCTCAAAATGGTTTACTTTATATACTACAAGGAAGTACTTTGGAAAATGGAGTGGTTGTGGTAGCTGATGAAGTGCAAAGTGATAAAAATGACTTGTCTGCATTATGGCTCATGAGGTTTGGACATGTAGGATCATGGATATATATGATGAAATGAAAGGACGAGGTTCTTGACATCTTCCTGGAATAAAAGAACATGGTGAAAAACAAGACTGGAAAGAAGAATAAGATACTAAGAAGTGACAATGGAAGGGAATATACCTCTAATCCTTTCTTCAAAGTGTGTAAAAAGGAAGGGATTACTCGACATTTCAGTGTTAGACATACTCCACAATAGAATGGGATTGCAAAGAGACTAAACAAGACTTTGCTCGAGAAAGTTCTTTGCATGGTATCTCAAGCTAAGCTACCAAAGAGATTTTGGCCATAAGCTTTGAGCTATGCATGTTATGTGCTTAATCGATTACCATCAACAACATTGGAGGGTTGAATACCTATTGAAGTGTGGTCTGGAGAACCAGCTCAGGACTACGATAAGCAATGAGTGTTTGGATGCAATGTCTACTTTCATGTGAAAGAAAACAAACTGGATCTATGAGCCAAGAAATCTATCTTTATGGGATTCAATAGTGGTGTGAAAGGCTTTAGACTTCGGTGTCATGAGTTGAACAAGATTATAGGAAGTAGAGATGTGACATTCGATGAAAGTCACATGAAATTGAAGGAAGATGTTCAGATGGTGGAGATTGGGGAACAAGTAGTTATGAATTCACAGCTAAGTAAGAAAGTTGTGGAAGAAGAAAGACAAGGTGATCAACTTGAACATGAAGAGAGTgattgtgaagaaggaacaccataagaagaactaaggataCAAGATGATTGCATAGccaaaaagaagggaaaaagagaCATATCTCTACCTGCGAGATATAAATATTGCATGGCCTACATGGTACATTGCCAATAATTAAGGCTGAAATTCCCACTAATTTTGAAAGATGTGATGAAGGAATTGATAAGTTCTCAATTGGATATGTGGACTCAGACTTTGCTGGAGACTTAGACAAGAGAAGATCGACGACTGGgcatgtgtttactatggcaaAAGGTCGTATATGCGGGAGATCAATATTACAACCAAAGAAGCATAATACATGGAGATCGCTGAAGCTATCAAAGAAGCAAAAGTGGACTCTGGGAATGTTATGAGAATTAGGTGTAGAACAACACAAGTTGGATGTATATTGTGACAGCCAAAGTGTCATTTATTTGGCCAGATATCAGGTACATCATGCTAGGACTAAGCACAATGATGTACGATATCATTTTGTGAAAGAAGTGGTAGTTGAAGGTGAGATTTGTCTAAAAAAGGTTGCTACAGAAGATAATCTAGCTGTTATGTTGACAAAGGTGGTTAATGCAGCTAAGTTCGAGCACTGCTTGGATTTGGTGCGGTTGAAGCAAGTTTGATCTTGCGATATGGTGGAGCAATGGAAGTTGTTTAATGCCTCGTTATGGATTTCatgccaaggtggagattgttggatttGGCATTAAATCAACATGCCTAAACTAAAAAGGATTAGGATATCTTGGACGCAAGATATTTGGATTTGTGTTTCCTAGTTAGTTTGAGATTTGGTTTTAGTATAGGATTTGGTTTCCTATATTCTAGGGCCTTTGTGTACACCTATGACATCTATTAGTATAAATAGATGGATGTGGGATAGAGTTTTATGTGTGAGAGTTTTTTAGAGGCATAAGTTTGTATACTTGAGAGCACTTTGTGTTTGTGAgttttcttgtatttgttggtAATCAATAAAGCTTCCATTGCTAGAGAGGTACACCTATATTGGAGTAACTCTGAAAtcgttgtgttttgtttattgcATGATTGctttttggtttagtttacaACATGTTCTTCATATCAGAGCATCATAATCATTCTCTGTATTTGTACGCTTAGAATAACGTTTGCTTCCAATGTTAATTCACTGATTTTATGATCACAGAACCATTTACATACACAATGGATCTGGTGACTGAGCTTGGATGAAGATTGAGTTGGAATGGTGGTTGCCTTCATCAAGTAGTCCATAGAGGAGAGATGAAGCTGTAGAGGTATTCGCTGTCACTTAGGTTAGCCACTCACATTAGAATTGAATGATAATTGAACTTAAATGTACACTTGTATTGAGATTCAACTGTTACAGTGTGGTGGTTACAATGTTGTTTATACTCATTGTTTTACATTGAATTGTGTAGTTGTTAAACTAGGAGAAAAGTAGGGTACATTTAGTCCCCCAACCATAAATTGATATCatactttttcttctctctttactAGTATACCCCAAAAAGATGCTCAAACCCGCAGCCGGTAGAGCAGATCCAAGAGAAACATATTCTTCAGATTGGAGTTCGAAATAGGGGAGACCGGTCGAACAAGAACCCTAGTTATTTTGTTCACccttttcatgtttaatttgttCACCCTTTTCTTCGTTTTAGAGTTATTTTTTAACGTCATAATGACCTTCTTATTGCAGCAGGAACCAAAAATTAACGACCTTACGGGAACACACTTTAGGATAAAAGAATTCAATAGAAAAGTGATTTCCGTACAATTTTTTTCTCATCCAACGAACCTGCATTTCCATCCAACGAACACTTTAGGATAAACTTCACGTCTGATTTCACTTGCATTTTAAGTTTGGGCCGTCTTTGACGACATGGCAAATGTGATTGTGCAGTCCAACAGTACTTCTACCAACATCTATTCTTCATTTCACTATCCGATTCTATTAAATTTTGTGATTGGATTCCATTTGATGAGGGAAGGAATTCTTGCTATATATTCTACGGAAGTTAATCATCTGTTTCTatattcaacaacaacaacaacaacaaagccttttcccactaagtggggtcggctatatgaatcctagaacgccattgcgctcggttttgtgtcatgtcctccgttagatccaagtactctaagtcttttcttagagtctcttccaaagttttcctaggtcttcctctacccctttggccctgaacctctgtcccgtagtcacatcttcgaatcggagcgtcagtaggccttctttgcacatgtccaaatcaccggaaccgattttctctcatctttccttcaatttcggctactcctactttacctcggatatcctcattcccaatcttatcctttctcgtgtgcccacacatcccacgaagcatcctcatccccgctacacccattttgtatacgtgttgatgcttcaccgcccaacattctgtgccatacaacatcgttggccttattgccgtcctataaaattttcccttgagcttcagtggcatacgacggtcacacaacactccggatgcactcttacacttcatccatccagcttgtattctatggttgagatctccatctaattctccgttctcttgcaagatagatcctaggtagcgaaaacggtcgctttttgtgatcttcgctagattgctccggtcattagtgtggataagtatataaatggatagagataggaaagcaaacacaagatgtacgtgattcacccaaattggctacgttcacggaatagaggagttctcattaattgtgaagggtttacacaagtacataggttcaagctctcctttagtgagtacaagtgaatgatctagtacaaatgacattaggaaatattgtgggagaatgatctcgtaatcacgaaacttctaagtatcggagtgtggtatcgtcttgacttgccttatctgtctcataggtagatgtgacatcttctctggaagtactcttcctccatccaagggtggtatctttaactggtggagatgcacaaggtaatgtatcaatttcacttgaagcttacttgtagtttcaggcttggtcaagcgcgatacaaaccatgtagtaggagtccccaagtcgccgagctaggggatctgctgaaagaggtgac includes the following:
- the LOC126598829 gene encoding late embryogenesis abundant protein At1g64065-like, producing the protein MAWKNSDAESLQSADELKRQKRIKLTIYIGIFIVFQIIIITSMSLTVMKVKTPKVRLGNISVQDLNSVQATPSFDTKFKTQIRVKNTNFGPYKFDASIVTFLYQGVIVGQVAIPMSKAGMLSTKKIEVEVSLSSRALSSSNLGREFSSGVLTLNSAANLTGKVELMFIMKKKKSSTMDCTIAFDLSSKTLKSLQCK